In Silene latifolia isolate original U9 population chromosome 3, ASM4854445v1, whole genome shotgun sequence, a single window of DNA contains:
- the LOC141647326 gene encoding uncharacterized protein LOC141647326, whose translation MAVCSQPSLLSYHSCCSNTCTSTTNSNPSYSFPSSFSPSTLHGSCRTQQPRNQFLSFTKTHAKFDKFDAENDTSVQLQEEIIQEELSQEQKIEDDDCLPSDLEGAVRQSSQASASFVNAGGMRAIVELLIPQLQFLDDEGAQAELWELSRVFIDTLIEETGCQRVKAIFPDTGAAALLKYKWKDAAFGFSSLSDRKPVEDEDEIVVMVVPDFQMLKYVQKISSLLSDDPPRPLIMWNPRLISEEVGVGVNVRKLKRYFLSTFSVVYSMRPLASGAVFRCYPGLWKVFYDDKERRGRYLLAKELISRPDSEELEYIFGDVQEKSEEGPSLLARAAGMFSSINRFMKAM comes from the exons ATGGCTGTATGTTCACAGCCAAGTCTGTTAAGCTACCACAGTTGTTGCAGCAACACCTGTACTTCAACGACCAACTCAAATCCCTCTTATTCTTTCCCTTCTTCATTTTCACCCTCTACCCTTCATGGGTCTTGCAGAACTCAGCAACCCAGAAACCAATTTCTCTCTTTCACTAAAACCCATGCTAaatttgacaaatttgatgcTGAAAATGATACTTCTGTACAGTTGCAGGAAGAAATAATTCAAGAAGAATTGTCCCAAGAACAGAaaattgaagatgatga TTGCTTGCCTTCTGATTTGGAGGGAGCAGTTCGACAATCGAGTCAAGCCAGTGCATCCTTTGTTAATGCTGGAGGAATGAGAGCCATA GTTGAGCTTCTAATACCTCAGTTGCAGTTTTTGGATGACGAAGGTGCACAAGCTGAGCTATGGGAACTATCTAGGGTTTTCATAGATACTCTTATCGAAGAAACAGGATGTCAG CGAGTGAAAGCTATCTTTCCAGATACAGGGGCTGCCGCACTCTTGAAGTATAAATGGAAAGATGCTGCTTTTGGCTTCTCTAG CTTAAGTGATAGGAAGCCTGTCGAAGATGAAGATGAGATTGTGGTCATGGTGGTTCCTGATTTTCAGATGTTGAAATATGTGCAGAaaatttcttctcttctttcagaCGATCCG CCAAGGCCGCTCATAATGTGGAATCCGCGTCTTATAAGTGAAGAAGTTGGAGTTGGTGTCAACGTCCGAAAATTAAAACGCTACTTTTTGAG CACATTTTCCGTGGTGTATTCAATGAGACCTTTGGCTTCTGGTGCTGTGTTCAGGTGTTATCCTGG ATTATGGAAGGTATTCTATGATGACAAGGAGAGGCGAGGCAGATATCTTCTCGCTAAAGAGTTAATCAGCCGTCCTGATTCAGAAGAGCTAGAG TATATTTTCGGAGATGTGCAAGAGAAATCAGAAGAGGGGCCATCTTTACTTGCTAGAGCAGCTGGCATGTTCTCCTCTATCAATCGGTTTATGAAAGCTATGTAA